The proteins below are encoded in one region of Deferribacter autotrophicus:
- the hisI gene encoding phosphoribosyl-AMP cyclohydrolase, protein MNALESAISKIDWKKMNGLVPVIVQDVKTNNILMQAYVNQEALKLTIETGKCHYFSRSRKSIWQKGETSGNIQYIKEIYVDCDGDCILYRVVQKGVACHTGEYSCFFEKIYGD, encoded by the coding sequence ATGAATGCTCTAGAATCTGCAATATCTAAGATTGATTGGAAAAAAATGAATGGTTTAGTTCCTGTTATTGTACAGGATGTTAAAACAAATAATATTTTAATGCAGGCATATGTAAATCAGGAAGCTCTAAAATTAACAATCGAAACGGGGAAATGTCATTATTTCTCAAGAAGTAGAAAATCAATATGGCAAAAGGGGGAGACATCTGGTAATATACAATATATAAAAGAAATTTATGTAGATTGTGATGGAGATTGTATCTTATACAGAGTAGTCCAAAAAGGTGTTGCTTGCCATACAGGTGAGTATAGTTGTTTTTTTGAAAAGATATATGGGGATTAG
- the atpB gene encoding F0F1 ATP synthase subunit A, which produces MEHPLNIFSFLPHEIQAKYIHVLMTFIVVLITFVIGSIASKMRSEIPSKGQNIFELLVSGIYNMAIDIMGEEGKPYIPLIFAIGLYVFFSNVLGLIPGFLSPTSNLNSTVAPAIIVFLVYNFIGFKKHGLGYIKHFMGPMLALAPLMLIIELIGHLSRPLSLSMRLFGNIFGEDLVIAILFVLVPYLVPLPMFFMGVFTSALQTYVFMMLSMIYISGALEEAH; this is translated from the coding sequence ATGGAACATCCACTTAATATCTTTTCATTTTTACCGCATGAAATTCAGGCAAAGTATATTCATGTGTTAATGACATTTATAGTGGTGTTGATAACCTTTGTTATTGGTTCAATTGCCAGTAAAATGAGAAGTGAGATTCCTTCAAAAGGGCAAAACATTTTTGAGTTGCTTGTTTCAGGGATCTACAATATGGCCATTGATATCATGGGTGAAGAAGGGAAACCATATATCCCATTAATATTTGCTATAGGCCTTTATGTGTTTTTTTCAAATGTTTTGGGGCTTATCCCTGGCTTTCTTTCTCCAACATCTAATTTAAACTCTACGGTTGCACCCGCAATTATTGTATTTTTAGTTTACAATTTTATCGGATTTAAAAAGCATGGCCTTGGCTATATTAAACATTTTATGGGGCCTATGCTTGCGTTGGCACCATTGATGCTTATAATTGAATTAATTGGGCATTTATCAAGGCCATTGTCTTTATCTATGAGGCTTTTTGGTAACATCTTTGGAGAAGATTTAGTTATAGCGATTTTATTTGTATTGGTGCCTTATCTGGTTCCATTGCCAATGTTTTTTATGGGAGTTTTTACAAGTGCATTGCAGACTTATGTATTTATGATGTTATCAATGATTTATATTAGTGGTGCTCTTGAAGAAGCACACTAA
- a CDS encoding cytochrome c3 family protein, protein MWEKLKSFIRKDPVVFVIIITVIIIGFVFANVKVLHYTSESEFCGKCHPEQKVGPLGEYYTWSKNIHSTAEVECIDCHGEPGFIGYMKAKIGGLKDVYGEMILSDEHKLEVLAEGASNKKKAAELVPNETCMFCHTDSINAKIRKERVMSVGVKFRKIDNVVNPRFRESFGRPDILTEDTRVGVTPNHKKHIDAGLNCVDCHLGVAHGGDFHNLPKMETCFECHYKVKKENKTAKVPDNMDCVACHTMQDKIQKGVFVKGLEETPWYMADLDCTDCHKDPFVRPNTDTCTSCHDESYGEMLIDTQKEFLEKLSKLQKVRDKMFDERLEMPAGKRKLFNEFQYYVRILEMDGSKGFHNPEYFDLIIEKANELIEKIENYVESEEVEVTAHEAPVKEVEKTELHENKEEASKELKADNPAELVEIAPETVNIAENHDIETTKKPVIFPHKKHYEMFKCQECHSNPEDGTLKVEIKVLKGTSNTFHKELCFPCHKEYKVKKGTSCNTCHK, encoded by the coding sequence ATGTGGGAGAAACTAAAGAGTTTTATCAGAAAAGATCCAGTTGTCTTTGTAATTATTATTACTGTTATTATTATCGGTTTTGTCTTTGCGAATGTTAAGGTTTTACATTATACATCTGAGTCAGAATTTTGTGGTAAATGCCATCCAGAGCAGAAGGTTGGACCTTTGGGGGAGTATTACACATGGTCTAAAAATATACATTCAACTGCTGAAGTTGAATGTATTGATTGTCATGGGGAGCCAGGATTTATCGGTTATATGAAAGCAAAAATTGGTGGCTTAAAAGATGTTTATGGTGAAATGATTTTATCTGATGAACATAAATTAGAAGTATTAGCTGAAGGAGCATCAAATAAAAAGAAAGCTGCTGAGTTGGTTCCAAATGAGACATGCATGTTCTGTCACACTGATTCAATTAACGCTAAGATTAGAAAAGAACGTGTAATGAGTGTAGGTGTGAAATTTAGAAAAATTGATAATGTGGTAAATCCTAGGTTTAGAGAATCCTTCGGCAGACCTGATATATTAACTGAGGATACAAGGGTAGGTGTTACCCCTAATCATAAAAAACATATCGATGCTGGTTTAAATTGTGTAGATTGTCACTTGGGCGTTGCTCACGGTGGGGATTTCCATAATTTACCAAAAATGGAAACATGCTTTGAATGCCATTATAAAGTGAAAAAAGAGAATAAAACTGCTAAGGTTCCTGATAATATGGACTGTGTTGCATGCCATACAATGCAGGATAAAATTCAAAAAGGCGTATTTGTTAAAGGATTGGAAGAAACACCATGGTATATGGCAGACTTAGACTGTACTGATTGTCACAAAGATCCATTTGTAAGACCAAACACAGATACCTGTACTTCTTGTCATGATGAAAGCTATGGAGAAATGCTTATAGATACACAGAAAGAGTTTCTTGAAAAGTTATCAAAATTGCAAAAAGTAAGAGACAAAATGTTTGATGAAAGGCTAGAAATGCCTGCAGGAAAGCGTAAGCTGTTTAATGAATTTCAATATTATGTAAGAATATTGGAAATGGATGGCTCTAAAGGGTTTCATAATCCAGAATATTTTGATCTAATTATTGAAAAGGCTAATGAATTAATTGAGAAAATCGAAAATTATGTTGAGTCTGAGGAAGTAGAAGTAACAGCACATGAGGCACCTGTAAAAGAAGTTGAAAAGACTGAATTACATGAGAATAAAGAAGAAGCTAGTAAAGAGCTTAAGGCTGATAATCCTGCAGAACTCGTTGAAATAGCTCCTGAGACAGTGAATATTGCAGAAAACCATGATATTGAGACTACTAAAAAGCCAGTTATTTTCCCTCATAAAAAGCACTATGAAATGTTTAAATGTCAAGAGTGCCATAGTAATCCAGAAGATGGCACGTTAAAAGTTGAGATTAAGGTGTTAAAAGGAACAAGTAATACATTCCATAAAGAGCTCTGTTTTCCATGCCACAAAGAATATAAAGTTAAAAAAGGAACAAGTTGTAATACGTGTCACAAATAA
- the hypD gene encoding hydrogenase formation protein HypD — MKLIDSFRDKEKVDILLKQIDKLNIKDKEYRFMEVCGTHTMSISRFGLRTLLPENILLISGPGCPVCVTSQGEIDAIFDLVKNNDVIIATYGDLLKVPGSNGENLYILRSMGFDIRVVFSPLDVIEIAKNTDKEVVFLSIGFETTTPPSAGLVKQLVKENIKNVSLFVMNKTMPKVLDFIANQENVMVDGFLCPGHVSAITGERLYEPLVRSGFACVISGFEPVDVLMSVKLLMEQVNKGEFWVENNYGRVVKRNGNELAMKLMYEVFEDSDAYWRGIGVIEGSGLMLRANYKDFDAMEKFNIEVDYSKSLPGCRCGDVLLGRIKPTDCSLFGNRCTPEDPYGPCMVSSEGSCAAYYKYGG; from the coding sequence ATGAAATTGATTGATAGTTTTAGGGATAAAGAAAAAGTTGATATTTTACTAAAGCAAATAGATAAACTTAACATAAAGGATAAGGAATATAGGTTTATGGAGGTGTGTGGAACACACACCATGTCCATTTCAAGATTTGGATTAAGAACATTACTTCCAGAGAATATACTTCTCATTTCAGGTCCAGGCTGTCCTGTATGTGTAACATCGCAGGGTGAAATAGATGCTATATTCGATTTGGTCAAAAACAATGATGTGATTATTGCAACTTACGGTGATTTACTTAAAGTGCCAGGAAGTAATGGTGAAAATTTATATATTCTTCGTAGTATGGGTTTTGATATAAGAGTTGTTTTTTCACCGTTGGACGTTATTGAAATTGCAAAGAATACGGATAAAGAAGTTGTATTTTTAAGTATAGGTTTTGAGACAACAACACCCCCTTCAGCAGGTTTAGTGAAGCAGTTAGTGAAAGAGAATATTAAAAATGTATCACTTTTTGTTATGAATAAAACGATGCCAAAGGTTTTAGATTTTATAGCAAATCAAGAAAACGTTATGGTTGATGGATTTTTGTGTCCTGGTCATGTTTCAGCTATTACTGGTGAAAGATTATACGAGCCATTAGTAAGAAGTGGTTTTGCGTGTGTAATTTCTGGATTTGAGCCAGTTGATGTTTTAATGAGTGTAAAATTACTCATGGAACAGGTGAATAAAGGAGAGTTCTGGGTAGAAAACAATTATGGTAGAGTGGTGAAGAGAAACGGTAATGAATTAGCAATGAAGTTAATGTATGAAGTTTTTGAGGATAGTGATGCTTATTGGAGAGGGATTGGTGTTATTGAGGGGAGCGGTTTAATGCTTAGAGCTAATTATAAAGATTTTGATGCAATGGAAAAATTTAATATTGAAGTTGATTATAGTAAATCCTTACCTGGGTGTAGATGCGGTGATGTTTTGTTGGGTAGAATAAAGCCTACGGATTGTTCACTTTTTGGTAATAGGTGTACTCCTGAGGATCCTTATGGCCCGTGTATGGTCTCAAGTGAAGGATCTTGTGCTGCATATTACAAATATGGAGGATGA
- the atpE gene encoding ATP synthase F0 subunit C — protein sequence MKTLKVLFNTALIMGLFALSAFASEGAAAGGNYKWAIYLAAGLGIGIAAFGTGLGQGRAVGSAVEGISRNPSASGKIMTSMIVGLAMIESLAIYALVICLILLFVVK from the coding sequence ATGAAGACACTCAAAGTACTTTTTAACACTGCTTTAATTATGGGGCTTTTTGCTCTTAGTGCATTTGCATCAGAAGGTGCAGCTGCAGGTGGTAATTATAAGTGGGCTATTTACCTTGCTGCAGGTCTTGGTATCGGTATTGCAGCTTTTGGTACCGGTCTTGGGCAGGGTAGAGCTGTTGGAAGCGCAGTTGAAGGTATTTCAAGAAACCCAAGTGCTTCTGGTAAAATTATGACATCTATGATCGTCGGTCTTGCGATGATCGAATCTCTTGCTATTTACGCATTGGTTATCTGTTTGATCCTATTATTCGTTGTTAAGTAA
- the hypE gene encoding hydrogenase expression/formation protein HypE, producing MRFINKSVGSGGKGTNDFIKNVIFEYFGNSFLEELRDGALINLKKESIITSTDSFTVLPEFFPGGDIGKLSIYGTCNDVAVSGGIPEYLTLSLIIPDGYEMEKLLMIFDSMKRAIDEVGVKIISGDTKVIDGISSLIVNTTGFGELKSDLNCYDRIKVGDKVIFSSDIARHSVAVLIARNELGFSSDIESDCCNLYEIIRKLDYSKIKFVRDATRGGVAAVLNEIADKSGKGFLIKEQNIPILESVNYFCEMLGFDPLQMANEGVAVIVVDRDYADEALAIIKESKNGKNAAIVGEVTDNTKVVLETKVGGKRYIEIPAGELLPRIC from the coding sequence GTGAGATTTATAAACAAAAGTGTCGGAAGTGGCGGTAAAGGAACTAACGATTTTATTAAAAACGTAATATTTGAGTACTTTGGAAATAGTTTCTTAGAAGAATTAAGAGACGGTGCTTTAATAAACTTAAAAAAAGAAAGTATAATAACTAGCACAGATTCGTTTACTGTGTTACCTGAATTTTTTCCAGGGGGCGATATTGGAAAACTGTCTATTTATGGGACATGTAATGATGTAGCAGTTAGTGGTGGAATACCAGAATATTTGACACTATCTCTTATTATCCCTGATGGATATGAAATGGAAAAGCTTTTGATGATTTTTGATTCAATGAAAAGAGCAATTGATGAAGTTGGAGTTAAAATAATATCAGGAGATACCAAAGTAATTGATGGAATAAGTTCTCTGATTGTAAATACAACAGGTTTTGGTGAACTTAAAAGTGATTTAAACTGTTATGATAGAATAAAAGTTGGTGACAAAGTTATTTTTTCTTCAGATATAGCAAGGCACTCGGTTGCTGTATTAATTGCGAGAAATGAACTGGGTTTTAGTAGTGATATAGAATCGGATTGTTGTAATTTATATGAGATTATAAGAAAACTAGATTATAGTAAGATCAAGTTTGTTAGAGATGCTACTAGAGGTGGTGTGGCTGCGGTATTGAATGAAATAGCTGATAAAAGTGGAAAAGGATTTTTGATTAAAGAGCAGAATATCCCTATTTTAGAAAGCGTGAATTATTTTTGTGAGATGTTAGGTTTTGATCCATTGCAGATGGCAAATGAGGGGGTTGCAGTAATTGTTGTAGATAGAGATTATGCAGATGAAGCCCTCGCAATAATTAAAGAATCTAAAAATGGTAAAAATGCAGCAATAGTGGGTGAAGTAACAGATAATACAAAGGTAGTACTGGAAACTAAAGTAGGAGGTAAAAGGTATATTGAAATACCTGCTGGTGAGCTTTTGCCTCGTATTTGTTAG
- a CDS encoding rhomboid family intramembrane serine protease, whose product MFPLKDSIPSSRTPIINYLIIIISVLVFIYEKNLGTKLSLFFVNYGVVPVKLFAPLHDVSLWEKIIPFFTSIFIHGGFFHLLFNMYFLYVFGDNVEDEFGHVKYFLFYIFCGLTAAITQVVMYPQSSIPMIGASGAIAGVMGSYFILFPQAKVKTLIFILFFITVIDVPAVVFLGLWFFIQFLNSMVQSTLDSAGGVAWWAHISGFVTGVIISIIYKIRKGY is encoded by the coding sequence GTGTTTCCTTTAAAAGATTCGATCCCTTCAAGTAGAACTCCTATAATTAATTATTTGATTATTATTATTAGTGTACTTGTTTTTATTTATGAAAAGAATTTGGGAACTAAATTATCTCTTTTTTTTGTTAATTATGGTGTTGTACCTGTAAAATTATTTGCACCATTACATGATGTATCATTATGGGAAAAGATAATACCTTTTTTTACATCTATATTTATTCATGGAGGTTTTTTCCATTTATTATTTAATATGTATTTTTTATATGTTTTTGGTGATAATGTGGAAGATGAGTTTGGTCATGTGAAATATTTTTTATTCTACATTTTTTGTGGTTTAACTGCGGCAATTACTCAAGTTGTTATGTACCCTCAATCAAGTATACCAATGATTGGAGCAAGTGGTGCTATCGCTGGTGTTATGGGTTCATATTTTATTTTATTCCCTCAGGCAAAAGTTAAGACGTTGATTTTTATATTGTTTTTTATTACAGTAATAGATGTCCCAGCTGTTGTTTTTTTGGGATTATGGTTTTTTATTCAATTTTTAAATAGTATGGTTCAGAGTACACTTGATAGTGCTGGTGGAGTAGCTTGGTGGGCACATATTTCAGGATTTGTTACAGGGGTTATTATCTCTATAATATACAAGATTAGAAAGGGGTATTAA
- a CDS encoding HypC/HybG/HupF family hydrogenase formation chaperone, whose amino-acid sequence MCLGLPGKVIEIKEFSAIVDIAGTKREVSTMMLAENVEVGDYVMVHVGFAIAKMDPEEAEETLKTIIEYADEID is encoded by the coding sequence ATGTGTTTGGGTTTACCTGGTAAAGTTATTGAAATTAAAGAGTTTTCGGCGATTGTAGATATTGCCGGAACAAAGAGAGAAGTTTCTACGATGATGTTAGCTGAAAATGTTGAAGTTGGTGATTATGTGATGGTTCATGTGGGATTTGCTATTGCAAAAATGGATCCTGAAGAAGCAGAAGAGACTTTGAAAACAATTATAGAGTATGCCGATGAAATTGATTGA